From Laspinema palackyanum D2c, one genomic window encodes:
- a CDS encoding MgtC/SapB family protein: MSNLSTLAPVDTLHLLGRLGLSLFVGAVIGFNREREHKPAGLRTYMLVTFATTLLALLPVQLGVALDSTDAFSRIIQGIVTGVSFLGGGTILRDRDRVRGLTSAAAIWVAAALGLLIGCGLWQLGLASVLICWVILRVVKELEPL, encoded by the coding sequence TTGTCAAATCTTAGCACCCTTGCTCCTGTTGATACCTTGCACTTGTTGGGACGACTGGGGTTATCATTGTTCGTCGGGGCAGTCATCGGATTCAATCGCGAAAGAGAACATAAACCTGCGGGGTTAAGAACCTATATGCTGGTTACTTTTGCCACAACCCTATTGGCATTGTTGCCGGTGCAACTGGGGGTGGCATTAGACAGTACCGATGCCTTTAGTCGAATCATTCAAGGCATTGTTACCGGGGTCAGTTTTTTGGGAGGGGGAACGATTTTGCGCGATCGCGATCGGGTTCGGGGATTGACCTCCGCAGCCGCAATTTGGGTCGCGGCTGCCCTCGGACTGTTGATTGGTTGTGGATTGTGGCAACTCGGATTAGCCAGTGTTTTAATCTGTTGGGTGATTCTTAGAGTGGTCAAAGAACTAGAACCCCTCTAA
- a CDS encoding YdcF family protein, whose amino-acid sequence MFLVITQLLLWVIVALLIWYVLLQLIPREYLTWLGGAILLSIIILAFFFPTEQGVATLWYILSFPLRPLGLCIILLCTATRRPKQRLHLVCAALAVLVLCSVPWLAQNYQYWLIRSNFPIASVCPAQGNPNLVPVVGRPEAIVLLSSGISQPSLPYQPELIEATMSDLIVTTVRQYQLQQQVGHSPRVIIAARPQPFPWQGVSAPWYSVNSTDILEADIIRSLLIAQGVSPTHIFVLNKVENVRQSAEAVGELLPPRANRNPRVIVVASVLHLPRASLAFQRLDLDVIPRSPSFYPEICALDQVRTGIYDIIPNATSLALTSRVVEEFYTLMYYFLRGWVEPCARCLSN is encoded by the coding sequence ATGTTTTTAGTCATAACCCAGCTTCTCCTGTGGGTAATTGTCGCCCTCCTGATCTGGTATGTCCTCCTCCAGCTTATTCCTCGGGAATATCTAACCTGGCTCGGGGGCGCAATCCTGTTAAGTATTATCATCTTGGCGTTTTTCTTTCCCACGGAACAGGGGGTTGCCACCTTGTGGTACATTCTCTCGTTTCCCCTGCGACCCCTAGGATTGTGCATCATCCTCTTATGCACGGCCACCCGGAGACCTAAACAGCGACTACATCTGGTTTGTGCCGCCCTCGCTGTCTTGGTTCTGTGTAGTGTTCCTTGGCTGGCGCAAAACTATCAATATTGGTTGATTCGCTCTAATTTCCCGATCGCCTCAGTTTGTCCAGCCCAGGGAAACCCCAATCTTGTCCCCGTTGTAGGCCGTCCCGAAGCGATCGTCCTCTTATCCTCGGGCATTTCTCAGCCTTCTTTGCCCTATCAGCCCGAATTGATAGAAGCAACAATGAGCGATCTCATCGTCACCACCGTTCGTCAGTACCAACTCCAGCAACAGGTGGGCCACTCCCCGAGGGTGATTATCGCCGCCCGACCCCAACCCTTTCCCTGGCAAGGGGTGAGCGCTCCTTGGTATTCGGTCAACTCCACAGATATCCTGGAAGCGGACATTATTAGAAGCCTATTAATCGCCCAAGGCGTCTCCCCTACTCATATTTTTGTTTTAAATAAGGTGGAAAACGTCCGGCAAAGTGCCGAAGCCGTTGGAGAACTCCTCCCTCCACGGGCTAACCGCAACCCTCGGGTGATTGTCGTCGCCTCAGTTTTACACTTACCCAGGGCCAGCCTAGCCTTTCAACGCCTGGATCTCGATGTCATCCCGCGATCGCCCAGTTTCTACCCAGAAATCTGCGCCCTAGACCAAGTTCGCACCGGCATTTATGACATCATCCCTAATGCCACCAGCTTAGCCCTCACCAGCCGAGTTGTGGAGGAATTCTACACCTTGATGTACTATTTCCTCCGGGGTTGGGTCGAACCTTGTGCACGTTGCTTGTCTAACTAA
- a CDS encoding peptidylprolyl isomerase translates to METEKFITIDDETISLRQALGYLRTSGDLQQFIMKILRQHVIEQELQSQADLEIDGSLLEQAIINFRLQNQLVQSDRFDQWLQSQSLTYGTFRNQFAAGLKIEEIKNKVTAEQVEDYFQKNQQAFEQVVLSRIVVEQYDKAVELKTQLEQAGASFEALAKEHSIAGERAYNGMMGAILFSQLPPAIREAISKAQPGDIVGPLELEGRYSLLRLEQRIPATLEGQLKRQLQEQLFEQWWQSKLQNKNVKLQVE, encoded by the coding sequence ATGGAAACGGAAAAATTTATCACCATTGATGACGAAACCATCTCACTGCGGCAAGCCCTCGGGTATCTGCGGACCAGTGGCGACTTGCAACAGTTTATCATGAAGATTCTGCGGCAGCACGTCATCGAACAAGAGTTGCAAAGCCAAGCTGATTTAGAAATTGATGGCTCCCTGTTAGAACAGGCAATCATTAACTTTCGTCTTCAAAATCAATTGGTGCAATCGGACCGCTTTGACCAATGGCTACAAAGTCAAAGTTTAACTTATGGCACATTTCGCAATCAGTTCGCCGCTGGGTTAAAAATTGAGGAAATCAAAAATAAAGTCACCGCTGAACAAGTGGAAGACTATTTCCAGAAAAATCAGCAAGCTTTTGAGCAGGTTGTTCTTTCCCGCATTGTAGTAGAACAATATGATAAAGCTGTAGAACTCAAAACTCAATTAGAACAAGCAGGAGCGAGTTTTGAAGCTTTAGCAAAAGAGCATTCTATCGCCGGAGAACGGGCCTATAATGGTATGATGGGAGCGATTTTGTTTAGTCAACTTCCCCCCGCTATTCGGGAGGCGATTTCCAAGGCTCAACCGGGAGATATTGTCGGTCCATTGGAATTGGAAGGTCGCTACAGTTTATTGCGCTTAGAACAACGAATTCCCGCCACCCTAGAGGGACAACTCAAACGCCAGCTTCAAGAGCAATTGTTTGAGCAGTGGTGGCAAAGCAAACTGCAAAATAAAAACGTGAAGTTGCAGGTGGAATAA
- a CDS encoding ABC transporter ATP-binding protein, with protein sequence MARSKLQKLASYMRPHWQNALVGVVALFIVNALGVYIPLLIRNAVDELGVTFSFDRILYFVGIILLLASLMWVIRVVSRMYLFGVGRQVEFDLKQGIFQHVLTLEPAYFALNPPGDLINRATSDVDNIRRLLGFAVLSVVNTIFAYGLTLPVMLGINVRLSLLAVAVYPFMLIIVQLFSDRLRTEQLEVQEQLSGLSDLIQEDMSGISLIKIYAQEENERLAFRQLNQQYLRANLKLAQTRSFLFPVLGGLASLSLLVLLTFGAGAIADGVISVGDFIALLLYVERLVFPTALLGFTITAYQRGEVSIDRIESIFEAKPKIQDTPEAIALTEQAQGHLRANHLTYSYPEAQIPALNALSFEITPGETVALVGPIGSGKSTLANAIPRLLDIGSGQLYLDGKDITTLKLETLRGNIAYVPQESFLFSTSIRNNIRYGKPLAEDPEIIETAKQAQIHPEILNFPQQYETMVGERGITLSGGQRQRMALARALLMDAPVLILDDALSSVDNQTATDILQNLSSGTQRKTVLFISHQMSAAASADRIFVMDRGAIVQVGTHTELVEQPGLYQQLWNQQKLEALLH encoded by the coding sequence ATGGCTCGCTCAAAACTTCAAAAACTGGCCTCTTATATGCGTCCCCACTGGCAGAATGCCTTGGTGGGGGTGGTGGCCCTATTTATCGTCAATGCTCTGGGGGTGTACATTCCCCTGCTGATTCGCAATGCAGTGGATGAGCTCGGAGTCACTTTTAGCTTCGATCGCATTCTGTACTTTGTCGGAATCATCCTCCTCCTCGCCTCCCTGATGTGGGTGATTCGGGTCGTCTCCCGGATGTATCTGTTTGGGGTGGGACGTCAGGTGGAGTTTGACCTCAAACAAGGCATTTTTCAGCACGTCCTCACCCTGGAACCGGCCTATTTTGCCCTGAACCCACCGGGAGATTTGATTAACCGCGCCACCTCGGATGTGGACAATATCCGACGTCTGCTGGGATTTGCGGTGTTGAGTGTGGTGAATACAATTTTTGCTTATGGATTGACCCTGCCGGTGATGTTGGGGATTAATGTCCGGTTGAGCCTGTTGGCTGTGGCGGTGTATCCGTTTATGCTGATTATCGTGCAGTTATTTAGCGATCGCCTCCGCACTGAGCAGTTGGAAGTCCAAGAGCAACTTTCGGGACTCAGTGACTTGATTCAAGAGGATATGAGCGGGATTTCTTTGATTAAAATCTATGCTCAGGAAGAAAACGAACGCCTTGCGTTCCGCCAACTCAATCAACAATATTTACGAGCCAATCTCAAATTAGCCCAAACTCGAAGTTTTCTGTTTCCTGTCTTGGGGGGATTAGCCAGTTTAAGCTTATTGGTGTTACTGACTTTTGGTGCCGGGGCGATCGCTGATGGGGTAATTTCCGTGGGGGATTTCATCGCCCTGTTATTGTATGTCGAACGTCTGGTATTTCCCACCGCCCTCCTCGGATTTACCATTACGGCATATCAACGGGGAGAAGTGAGTATCGATCGCATCGAGTCTATTTTTGAAGCGAAACCGAAAATCCAAGATACACCGGAGGCGATCGCGCTTACCGAACAGGCTCAAGGTCATTTGAGGGCCAATCACCTCACCTACAGCTATCCCGAGGCGCAAATCCCCGCCCTGAATGCTTTGAGCTTTGAGATTACCCCGGGTGAGACGGTGGCGCTCGTGGGTCCCATTGGTTCGGGAAAATCCACCCTCGCCAATGCCATCCCCCGCTTACTGGATATTGGTTCTGGACAACTCTACCTCGATGGCAAAGATATCACCACCCTCAAATTAGAAACCCTGCGGGGGAATATCGCTTACGTTCCCCAGGAAAGCTTTTTGTTTAGCACATCCATCCGGAACAACATCCGCTATGGGAAACCCCTGGCAGAGGACCCGGAAATCATCGAAACCGCCAAACAAGCTCAAATTCACCCGGAAATTCTCAATTTTCCGCAACAGTACGAGACGATGGTGGGGGAACGGGGGATTACCCTTTCCGGAGGACAGCGCCAGCGCATGGCCCTCGCTAGAGCGCTGCTGATGGATGCGCCAGTGCTGATTTTAGATGATGCTCTCTCTAGTGTGGATAATCAGACGGCAACGGATATTCTCCAAAATCTGTCCTCGGGGACGCAGCGCAAAACGGTGTTGTTTATTTCCCACCAAATGTCTGCTGCTGCCTCTGCCGATCGCATCTTTGTCATGGATCGCGGGGCGATCGTTCAAGTTGGGACTCACACTGAATTAGTAGAACAACCGGGTTTGTATCAGCAACTATGGAATCAACAAAAGCTAGAGGCACTCTTGCACTAA
- a CDS encoding Hpt domain-containing protein gives MDPEKQQQIMGYFIEEAREHLETIEKGLLELQSTMNDQEQLNELFRAAHSVKGGAAMLGFGSIQKTAHSLEDCFKILKEEPVPVDQKLETLFLKGYDTLQKLLERLQGPFGLREEDGAEIVQKSQPVFEELKKYLDALVKGGGEADASRDVGLEIANEVINLLRQMLMLFKQKPDAENRKRIGTLCNQLAEMSPQMQNWQTLVKTAAGAIANPKNSYDLIAPVTIKELKYASDFIAVGKPDTMPPSSLLLELAGQSPPPAGIKLKDKEFIITAEPQAAAQKLIETFDKKQLTVLTKLLVKAVKS, from the coding sequence GTGGATCCGGAGAAGCAACAACAGATCATGGGGTATTTCATCGAGGAAGCTCGGGAGCACCTCGAAACCATCGAAAAAGGACTGTTAGAGTTACAGTCCACCATGAACGATCAAGAACAATTGAACGAACTATTTCGCGCCGCACACTCGGTCAAAGGGGGTGCAGCGATGTTGGGCTTTGGCAGTATCCAAAAGACAGCCCACAGCTTAGAGGATTGTTTTAAGATTCTCAAAGAGGAGCCAGTTCCCGTTGACCAAAAGTTGGAAACCTTATTTTTAAAAGGGTATGACACCCTGCAAAAATTACTGGAACGCCTCCAAGGGCCTTTTGGGTTGAGAGAAGAAGACGGGGCAGAAATTGTCCAAAAGTCCCAGCCTGTGTTTGAGGAACTGAAAAAATATCTGGATGCTCTCGTCAAGGGCGGGGGTGAAGCGGATGCTAGTCGTGATGTTGGGTTAGAGATTGCCAACGAAGTCATTAATCTGTTGCGACAAATGTTGATGCTATTCAAGCAAAAGCCCGATGCAGAAAACCGCAAACGGATCGGGACCCTGTGCAATCAACTGGCTGAAATGAGTCCGCAGATGCAGAATTGGCAAACTTTGGTGAAAACTGCTGCCGGGGCGATCGCCAATCCGAAGAACAGCTATGATTTAATCGCCCCGGTGACGATTAAAGAACTCAAATATGCCAGCGATTTTATCGCCGTGGGCAAACCGGATACGATGCCCCCGAGTTCCTTATTGTTGGAATTGGCGGGTCAGTCACCCCCCCCAGCAGGTATCAAGCTCAAAGACAAGGAGTTTATCATTACGGCAGAGCCACAAGCAGCAGCACAGAAACTCATCGAAACCTTTGATAAAAAACAGCTTACTGTCCTGACGAAGTTGTTAGTCAAAGCGGTGAAATCCTAA
- a CDS encoding FAD-dependent oxidoreductase yields MQRQSQFLPQHLVRGISPTRSCFSLLVSLITLALATSVADATPPRAPDQEVACEILVAGGGLAGAASAYESLLAGRTVCITDITDWIGGQISSQGTSALDERPTQRQQLFYPQGYLEFRESIRRKYGRLNPGQCWVSESCFMPYDGHKLLFDQLERAARRGKGTLKWYPNTVIKELDISPGTEGGEQIQSAIAIQIEPAPGQPPVNAEPLSQILEDAYRYENSARFHKTLVRFVPMTGDRNSQNGNNVAQPAQWYVIDATETGELIGLADIPYRLGVDPRSPLEPSSSNAEGNPYCTQGFTYTFAMQATKDPQQHVKPAFYDRYAPYYSYELERLANFNLVYTYRRIWSEKYQKTLPSNPREYPINPGDISMQNWTWGNDYRPGTAQDNLIYTRQQLQSSGQLQPGGWMGGLRTETLQAGEEHAIGFFYWLVQGTTDSQLGDGVKQPNPNHRYLSGLDSPMGTANGLSKYPYMREGRRIIGRPGWGHPDGFTVWEIDISRADYSDEFYRTSLLPEEYRRLWESLSGLQTLEAIGQRPNLEGRPSRSRSTIFPDSVGIAHYAIDFHPCMTLSPPEAPGNTELEGERRGAGTAYPFQIPLRALIPQRIDNLLIAGKSIATSHIAAAAYRVHSFEWSSGVAAGLTADFSLEKGILPYQLVDNLPQREPQLEELQTRLVDSGNPIAFPNTSIFNNTWENWK; encoded by the coding sequence ATGCAGCGTCAATCGCAGTTTTTACCACAGCATCTCGTTCGAGGCATCTCCCCAACTCGGTCCTGTTTCAGTCTCCTCGTGAGCTTAATCACCCTGGCATTAGCGACTTCCGTAGCGGATGCCACACCCCCTCGTGCCCCAGATCAAGAAGTTGCCTGCGAAATTTTAGTCGCCGGGGGTGGATTAGCAGGTGCTGCCAGCGCCTACGAGTCCTTATTGGCGGGTCGGACGGTTTGCATCACGGATATTACCGACTGGATCGGGGGTCAAATTTCCTCCCAAGGCACTTCGGCCCTGGATGAACGACCCACCCAACGACAACAGTTATTTTATCCTCAAGGATACTTGGAATTTCGCGAGAGCATCCGGCGCAAGTATGGACGCCTCAACCCGGGTCAATGTTGGGTGAGTGAATCCTGTTTTATGCCGTATGACGGTCATAAACTCCTCTTTGACCAATTGGAAAGAGCGGCCCGACGGGGGAAAGGGACTCTCAAATGGTATCCCAACACGGTGATTAAAGAGTTGGATATTTCCCCAGGGACCGAAGGTGGCGAACAAATTCAAAGTGCGATCGCCATTCAAATCGAACCGGCCCCAGGTCAGCCCCCCGTAAATGCGGAACCCCTCTCGCAAATCCTGGAAGATGCCTATCGCTACGAAAATTCCGCCCGGTTTCATAAAACCCTTGTGCGGTTTGTGCCGATGACAGGCGATCGCAATTCCCAAAATGGGAACAATGTCGCACAACCGGCCCAATGGTATGTGATCGATGCCACGGAAACCGGAGAACTAATCGGGTTAGCGGATATACCCTACCGCCTCGGGGTTGATCCGCGATCGCCCCTTGAACCCTCCTCTTCCAACGCAGAGGGCAATCCCTACTGTACTCAAGGGTTTACTTATACGTTCGCTATGCAAGCGACTAAGGACCCCCAACAGCACGTCAAACCGGCCTTTTACGACCGTTACGCGCCTTATTACAGTTATGAACTGGAACGATTGGCGAATTTTAATTTAGTTTATACCTACCGACGGATCTGGAGCGAAAAATATCAGAAAACTCTCCCCTCTAACCCCCGAGAATATCCTATTAATCCCGGGGATATCTCCATGCAAAACTGGACTTGGGGAAATGATTATCGACCGGGAACGGCTCAAGATAATTTAATCTATACTCGACAACAGTTGCAATCCAGTGGGCAACTGCAACCGGGGGGTTGGATGGGAGGACTAAGAACCGAAACCCTGCAAGCGGGAGAAGAACACGCGATCGGCTTTTTCTATTGGTTGGTCCAGGGAACTACTGATTCTCAGTTAGGAGATGGGGTTAAACAGCCTAATCCAAATCATCGCTATCTTTCTGGACTCGATTCGCCCATGGGAACCGCCAATGGATTATCGAAATATCCTTATATGCGCGAGGGACGTCGGATTATTGGGCGGCCCGGTTGGGGTCATCCCGATGGGTTTACCGTTTGGGAAATTGATATTTCTCGGGCGGATTATTCTGACGAATTTTATCGCACGAGTTTGTTGCCGGAGGAGTATCGCAGGTTGTGGGAATCTCTTTCGGGATTACAAACTTTAGAGGCGATCGGGCAACGACCGAATTTGGAAGGACGACCCTCGCGATCGCGCTCTACAATTTTCCCCGATTCTGTGGGAATTGCCCACTATGCGATCGACTTTCATCCTTGCATGACCCTCTCGCCTCCGGAAGCGCCCGGTAACACCGAACTGGAAGGAGAACGTCGGGGTGCTGGCACCGCTTATCCCTTCCAAATTCCCCTCCGGGCCTTAATTCCCCAACGGATTGATAACCTCTTAATTGCTGGAAAAAGCATCGCCACGAGCCATATTGCTGCCGCTGCCTATCGGGTTCATTCCTTTGAATGGTCCTCTGGAGTTGCCGCAGGCTTAACCGCCGATTTTTCCCTAGAAAAAGGCATCCTCCCCTATCAGTTAGTGGACAATCTCCCCCAACGGGAACCCCAGTTAGAAGAGTTACAAACTCGCCTGGTTGATAGCGGCAATCCCATTGCCTTTCCCAATACGTCCATTTTTAACAATACTTGGGAAAATTGGAAATAA
- a CDS encoding PAS domain-containing sensor histidine kinase — MHVTSSNLHIKPFENPGFDGDPSWEHPPEENEALLHSIVNNIPGAIYRCTYQGNWKIAFISKGIEQISGYPVSHFLHHPIPRFKTLVHPEDQGIAQQIVEAALLSQQPYRLEYRIIKADGTIGWVREIGQGICDRQGNLCGLDGILSPLAEVDSRPLDQNRRELSPEIAPKLTILEQINEGFLNLNSQGQVIYINPQGEKLLQTSRQTLCQPRETPEFFPELAQFFADLQTALAGPNPRPVEACYPYRETWLEVRVHPYDGGILVFLSDITSRKQVLNSLRQRENLYRTFVKNFPNGVILLFDRDLRHTLAEGRDLEAIDLAKTDVEGKTLQEAFPSDICHTLEPLYREVLAGETRVTELTFGSRIYLTQILPIKNEAGEVLGGMVMTQNMTECKLAEGENARLIASLQKSEAKTRAMASLLSEAEKLAHVGCWEFEIATNRIICSDEVYRMLGLDLKEVSPTYPEYLQKIHPEDRETAAQVIERAIEAGESYQVEQRIVQSDGSIRYISANGEPIFNEAGEVVKVLGSLLDITDRHLSQQALIKSEAQLELRARELEETLHELQRTQTQLIQTERMSGLGQMVAGIAHEVNNPVGFIYGNIVHATSYIEDLVDLVNLYQKHYPEPDPEILEQIEEIDLEFLFEDLPRLLRSMKVGAERIREIVRSLRNFSRLDEADNKQVNLHEGIDSTLLILQHHLKDDSPNPNSDHNITVIKEYGDLPRVHCYPSELNQVFLNIITNAIDALKPQEPPRQITIRTEAVIREQTSVEQASPDWIIIRIIDNGPGMTAEIQQRMFDPFFTTKPVGMGTGLGLSISYQIIVEQHKGKLTCSSEVGKGTELIVELPVHQNYEEPALFE; from the coding sequence ATGCACGTTACCTCATCCAATTTACATATAAAACCGTTTGAAAATCCCGGGTTTGACGGGGACCCGTCCTGGGAGCATCCCCCAGAGGAGAACGAAGCTCTGTTGCACAGTATTGTTAATAATATTCCCGGGGCCATTTACCGATGTACCTATCAAGGTAACTGGAAAATAGCGTTCATTAGCAAAGGAATTGAGCAAATTTCTGGATATCCTGTCTCCCATTTCCTCCACCATCCCATCCCTCGATTTAAAACTCTTGTTCATCCCGAGGATCAAGGGATTGCTCAACAGATTGTGGAAGCGGCGTTATTATCTCAACAGCCTTATCGTTTAGAGTACCGAATTATCAAGGCCGATGGGACGATAGGTTGGGTCCGCGAAATCGGTCAAGGCATCTGCGATCGCCAGGGAAATCTCTGCGGATTGGATGGCATCCTCTCTCCCTTGGCTGAGGTTGACTCTCGCCCCCTTGACCAAAATCGCCGAGAATTATCCCCAGAAATTGCCCCAAAATTGACCATTTTAGAACAAATTAATGAAGGATTTTTAAACTTAAATTCCCAAGGCCAGGTCATTTATATCAACCCCCAAGGGGAAAAATTATTACAAACCAGCCGTCAGACCCTTTGTCAACCTAGGGAAACTCCTGAATTTTTTCCCGAATTGGCTCAATTTTTTGCAGATTTGCAAACCGCTTTAGCGGGTCCAAATCCTCGACCTGTAGAAGCCTGTTATCCCTATCGCGAAACCTGGCTAGAGGTTCGTGTTCATCCTTATGACGGAGGCATATTAGTCTTTTTAAGTGATATCACCTCCCGCAAACAAGTTTTAAATTCCTTACGGCAACGGGAAAATCTCTATCGGACCTTTGTCAAAAATTTTCCTAATGGCGTAATCTTGTTATTTGACCGAGACTTGCGTCATACCTTGGCGGAAGGTCGGGATTTAGAGGCGATTGATTTAGCTAAAACGGATGTAGAAGGAAAAACACTCCAAGAGGCATTTCCCTCGGATATTTGCCACACCCTGGAACCTTTATATCGGGAGGTACTCGCCGGGGAAACTCGCGTGACAGAACTCACCTTTGGCAGTCGCATTTATTTGACCCAAATTCTTCCTATCAAAAATGAGGCGGGAGAGGTTTTAGGGGGTATGGTCATGACTCAAAATATGACGGAATGCAAACTCGCTGAAGGGGAAAATGCCCGGTTAATTGCTTCCTTACAGAAAAGTGAAGCTAAAACTCGGGCAATGGCTTCTTTACTGTCGGAAGCAGAAAAATTAGCTCATGTGGGATGTTGGGAATTTGAAATTGCCACAAACCGAATTATTTGTTCTGATGAAGTTTACCGAATGTTGGGATTAGATTTGAAGGAAGTCTCGCCAACCTATCCAGAATATTTGCAAAAAATTCACCCGGAAGACCGAGAGACTGCTGCACAAGTGATTGAACGCGCAATTGAGGCAGGAGAATCCTATCAGGTAGAACAGCGCATCGTCCAATCTGATGGTTCAATTCGATATATTTCGGCCAATGGAGAACCGATTTTTAATGAAGCGGGGGAAGTCGTTAAGGTTTTGGGGAGTCTGTTAGATATTACCGATCGCCATTTATCCCAGCAAGCTTTAATTAAGTCGGAGGCGCAGTTAGAATTGCGGGCGCGGGAGTTAGAAGAAACGCTGCATGAACTGCAACGCACTCAAACTCAACTCATTCAAACTGAACGGATGTCTGGGTTGGGCCAGATGGTGGCGGGAATTGCCCATGAAGTGAACAATCCGGTCGGGTTTATTTATGGAAATATTGTTCATGCGACTTCTTATATTGAAGATTTAGTGGATTTAGTCAATCTTTACCAAAAACATTACCCCGAACCAGACCCGGAAATTTTAGAGCAGATTGAGGAAATAGATTTAGAGTTCTTATTTGAAGATTTGCCTCGCTTGTTGCGTTCGATGAAAGTGGGGGCGGAACGCATTCGGGAAATCGTGCGATCGCTGCGGAATTTTTCTCGATTAGATGAAGCCGACAACAAACAGGTGAACCTTCATGAAGGGATTGATAGTACCCTGTTAATTTTACAGCACCATCTCAAAGATGACAGCCCGAATCCCAACTCGGATCATAATATTACCGTGATTAAAGAGTATGGAGATTTACCCCGAGTTCATTGTTACCCCAGCGAACTCAATCAAGTATTTTTGAATATCATCACCAATGCGATCGATGCTCTCAAACCCCAGGAACCCCCACGCCAAATCACCATTCGGACTGAAGCAGTCATCCGTGAGCAGACCTCTGTAGAACAGGCCAGTCCTGACTGGATTATCATCCGAATTATCGATAATGGTCCAGGGATGACAGCGGAGATTCAACAACGAATGTTTGATCCGTTCTTCACCACCAAACCTGTGGGAATGGGGACCGGGTTGGGATTATCGATTAGCTATCAAATTATTGTGGAACAACATAAGGGCAAGTTAACTTGTTCCTCGGAAGTGGGAAAAGGGACAGAGTTAATCGTGGAGTTGCCCGTGCATCAAAACTATGAGGAACCGGCGTTGTTTGAATGA
- a CDS encoding DUF1830 domain-containing protein yields the protein MPLDRGQPRWSYEKKIKENSETNEMAMPKSTNSLSFPSSDELLCYYLNSTSEIQVIKSECRESWDFERVVFPGQRLFFEALSTAHLEIYKAKNSGLELAARVKCDRLQVTQESSSSFTTVSQFLGQQLAAC from the coding sequence ATGCCTTTAGATAGAGGTCAACCTAGGTGGAGTTATGAGAAAAAGATAAAAGAGAACAGTGAAACAAACGAGATGGCTATGCCTAAATCGACGAATTCTCTCTCTTTTCCATCCTCGGATGAACTTCTTTGTTATTATTTGAATTCCACAAGTGAGATTCAGGTAATTAAAAGTGAATGTCGAGAAAGTTGGGATTTTGAGCGTGTTGTATTTCCGGGACAACGGCTTTTTTTTGAAGCTCTTTCTACAGCCCATTTAGAAATTTACAAGGCGAAAAATTCAGGTTTAGAGTTGGCGGCTCGGGTGAAATGCGATCGCTTGCAAGTTACGCAGGAGAGCAGTTCATCTTTCACAACGGTCTCTCAATTCCTAGGGCAACAACTAGCAGCTTGTTAA